ATGGCTACTATCTTACCACCCCTCCCCTCCATCAGCCCGGCCGCCCGCTGCGCACCGAGCAGAAACGCCCTGGCATTGATATCCATCGTCCAGCCCCAGACCTTGGCATCCAGGTCAAGGGCAGAACGGGGCAGACCGGAGGCAGCATTGCTGACGAATATGTCCAGCCGGCCAAAGCTGGCGGCAACGGTATCGAACATCTCATCGAGCTTCTCCGGCTCGCCGACATTGGCCCGGATGACACTGGCCTTTACGCCTAACTCTTCGATATCCCGGGCCGTTTGCTCGGCAGCCTCACGCCGGCGGAAGTAGTTGACAATAACATCGGCTCCCTCCCGGGCCAGCCTCAAGGCTATCGCCCTGCCAATGCCACGTGAGCTGCCGGTTACCAGGGCAACCTTACCTTTTAGCATCTATTTCTTCTCGGCTACGCGCGCCTCAACGAAGGAAACAAAATCGCCGAAATTCTTGAACTTCTGAGCCTCTTCATCAGGAATCTCGATGCCGAACTCATCTTCCAGGGCGACCAGCACCTGCACCATATCCAGAGAATCAGCCTTCATATCCTGGAAGGTAGACTCGGGGGTGAGAATTTTCCGGTCACAGTGCACGATCTTGACAATAATATCCTTGATGGTTTCTTCTGCAGCAGACATAATAACTCCTTCTCCTTATTAATATGTTAATTGGTATGTTCCAGCATCTTGCTCAACTCTGTTTTCAAGCAACTCACCACACCACGCTCTACCGCCAGCCTGGCCATTCCCAGCTTGGTGGTTACCTCAGCAGCCTGACTGTGACCATGGATCTTAACCACCACCCCGTCGATACCCCAGATGAGACCGCCGCCGACGCTGTCGGATGAGACCAGCGATTTCAGCAGGTTCTTGACCTTACCTTTAACCAGAAGCCCGACAAAGGGATGGCTCTTCATCTTGCTTTTGAAATAACCGCCCATAGCACCGACGGAGCTTTCGCAGAGCTTCATAAGAGCATTACCGACAAAGGCATCACAGACAATTACATTGGCGCCTCCGGTCAGAACGGCATTACCCTCGACATTGCCGATGAAATTCAAGCCGCTCCCTTGCAAGAGAGGATAGGCCTCCCTGACCACTGTATTACCCTTGCCCTCCTCTCTGCCAACATTCAACAGCCCTACCGTAGGATTGGGAATATCCAGAAATATTCTAGCATAAACAGTACCTATGATGGCAAAGGTAAGCAGGTGCTGCGGTTTACAGTCTATATTGACACCGAGGTCGAACAGCGCCGTCTTCGGAGCAAGGCCGCTTAAGACTCCACCGATGACCGGGCGAGCTATCCCCTCTATCATACCGAGATACTGTATAGCACTGGCAATCAGTGAACCGGTAGCGGTAGCACCGAGCAGACCGTCGGCCTCACCGTCTCTTACCAACCTGGCCGCCACCGCAATCGAGGAACGGGGATTACGGCGCACTGACAGGGCCGGATTCTCTTCCTCCTTGATGAAATTATCGGCATTAACACAGCTAATCGGTAGACCGGAAATACTATACTTAGCCAGCTCCGCTTCCAGGATATTGAGAGGGCCAACCAGTACCGGCTCGACATCCCCCCTCTGAGCAGCAGCCACGGCACCCTTCACTATCTCCTCAGGGGCATAATCACCACCCATTGCATCAACGGCTATCTTTACTCTACGTCCGGTATCAGTCATCAAGAGTTCCCTTCTCATCAACCCTGGCAATGCTACTGAAGCTTAACCACCGCCTCACCGGTAATTATCACCTCACCCTTCTGGTTGCAGCATTCCAGACTGCAATGGGCATACGGGACTCCATCTCTATCCTCGATGGCGTCAACCTTCCCGCTGGTGGTTATGGTAGCCTCAGGCCGGGCGGCCGCTTTGAAGCGAACGGAAAGCCGTCCCCCCTCAAGCCAGCTCCGTCCGAACGCCCTGGTCATCATCTCCGAAGCGTAAGCCAGAATGAGCATACCGTGAGCTATGGTCCCGCCGAGCGGGGTCGCTGCGGCAAAGGCTTCATCAATATGAATGGGGTTAAAATCACCGCTGGCCTCAGCATAAAGATTAATCTCACGCTGAGTGACACGCTTGACCACCACAGGAAGACTTGAACCTTGATGGAAGTCTGCTGGTCTTGGTATCTCGAACAAAGCAGGTACTCCTCCCCTATTTTCTTAGTTTGGTATGGCTATAGTAGCTTTTCCGGTCAGAACCTCTTGCTCATCTTGATTCAGAGCGCTTATTTCAATCGACATTAGATTTAACCTGCCACGCTCCAACCGATGGGCTATCTTTCCACCGCAGCTTATGGTAGACCCCACGGGTACTATTCCAAGAAACTCAAGCTCCTGAGAGGCGTGTATCGAGCCCGGAGGTACTGCAAAAGACTGCGACAGTGCCGTTATAGCACAAGCCGCTATAGCCAGGGGAGGGACTATCCCTGCCTTTAAGAAATCCTGCTGATCGCCGACTGCGCCCAGGTATTTGGCAATAATCGATTCCGTCAGTTCATAGCTAACCGATGGGAACTGGTAACCTATCGGTAGATCCTTCAAACTCGCCGGCGAACTGCTATTTTCTTTGTTTTCCATCTCAAAACATCCTGTCAATTCGGAAAGAGGCCGGTGCAGAACAGGCATAATGCCAATAGAAAATATCTCTGTAAATATAAACTACATCCATCCTGAATGTCAAGCAGCTGTAGCTGCTGAATACACCGGCAATATTTTAACGGAAAAGTTGACATATAAAAATAATAGTAGTAGTATTAGAATTTGTACTATGCCTCTTAAATCTTATCTTTTATATCATTCCTCAACATGCCTTTGGCCTTATTGTGTCTTGTTTTAGTGCGATAGTAATACAGAAAATCTATCGTGTCTGTTTAAGGAGTAGGACTAAATATGGTTTTTACGTCAACAAACACCGTGAAGAAAAGCTCTCCTGTACCCAGAAAATCCTATGCCAGATTACCACAGATACTGGAAGTCCCCAATCTAATCGAGGTCCAATTAAGGTCGTTCCGCTGGCTGCAAGAAGAGGGACTGAAGCAGTTGCTGGAGGAGATATCCCCCATCGAGGACTTTACCGGCAACAGACTGAGACTGGACTTTGTCAGCTACGAATTCCGCCCCCCCCGACACTCCGAACAGGAGTGCCGCAACCGCGACCTAACCTACTCAACCCCCATTTACGTCAAGGCAAAACTACTTATTAAAAGCACCGGTGAAATCAAGGAAGAATCGCTATTCTTCGGCAGCATTCCCTTAATGACAGAAAAAGGCACCTTCATTACCAGCGGGGCGGAACGGGTGGTGGTAAGCCAGCTGCTCCGCTCGCCCGGCGTCTCCTTTACGCTCCAGGAAGATGCCTCAAGCGGCCGCAGCCTGTGCCATGCCAAGCTGATTCCCACCCACGGCGCATGGCTGGAGCTTGATACCAGTAATCGGGATGTTATTTCCGTCAAGATAGACGGTAAACGCAAAATTCCGATCACGACACTGCTACGTGCTATCGGCTACAGCAGCGATGAAGAACTTTTCGAGCTTTTCGTTAAAGAGGACAACTCAACGCAACACCAGTACATCCGGTCAACCATCGAACGGGACCGTTTAATCAACAATACCACCGACGCTCTGCTTGACATCTATAAAAGACTGAGACCCGGCGATCCTCTTACTACCGAGAATGCGCAGAGACTGATAAAAAACCTCTTCTTTGACTCTCAGCGCTACGACCTGGGGGAAGTCGGACGCTATAAGCTCAATAAACGGCTGGAACTTGACGAGACTAAAGACCTGCGAGTCCTAGATAAAGAAGACATCGTCAACATCATAAGACGCATGATTATGATCAATAACGGTGATGATGTCGCCAGCGATATTGACCATCTGGGCAACCGGAGGGTATGCACCGTCGGCGAGCTTATTCGAAACCAGCTCCGCATCGGTATGCTGCGCCTGGAGCGGATAGTTAAGGAACGGATGAGTATTCTAACCTCAGAAGCAGTAACTCCCAGTACGCTGGTCAACGCCCGTCCCATAGCAGCAACCATCAGGGAGTTCTTCGGCAGTTCACAACTATCCCAATTCATGGATCAGACCAATCCGCTGGCTGAAATAACTCATAAACGCCGCCTGTCAGCCATGGGGCCGGGAGGCCTATCCCGGGAGCGGGCCGGCTTTGAGGTTCGTGACGTCCACTTTTCACACTATGGCAGAATCTGCCCTATTGAAACCCCCGAGGGACCGAATATCGGCCTTATCGGCTCTTTGTCTATCTACAGCCGTATTAACCAGCATGGCTTCATCGAAACTCCGTACCGGCGTGTCATCAACGAGATGAGCAATAAGGATAAAGGCCTTAAGGGTAAGACGGCACGTGAAGCCGTGGCTGACGACCAGGACAACACAATAATCAAAGCCGG
This portion of the Dehalococcoidales bacterium genome encodes:
- a CDS encoding SDR family oxidoreductase, whose protein sequence is MLKGKVALVTGSSRGIGRAIALRLAREGADVIVNYFRRREAAEQTARDIEELGVKASVIRANVGEPEKLDEMFDTVAASFGRLDIFVSNAASGLPRSALDLDAKVWGWTMDINARAFLLGAQRAAGLMEGRGGKIVAITSLGSKLVWPGYTAIGVSKATLEALVRYLAVELAPKDICVNAVGASFVPTEVGLSYAEGAGKEDEDAFWKTTPAGRMVSPEDMAGAVVFLCGSESFMIRGQTIIVDGGFSLTPLNLKGKGGEN
- a CDS encoding MaoC family dehydratase gives rise to the protein MFEIPRPADFHQGSSLPVVVKRVTQREINLYAEASGDFNPIHIDEAFAAATPLGGTIAHGMLILAYASEMMTRAFGRSWLEGGRLSVRFKAAARPEATITTSGKVDAIEDRDGVPYAHCSLECCNQKGEVIITGEAVVKLQ
- the plsX gene encoding phosphate acyltransferase PlsX, with product MTDTGRRVKIAVDAMGGDYAPEEIVKGAVAAAQRGDVEPVLVGPLNILEAELAKYSISGLPISCVNADNFIKEEENPALSVRRNPRSSIAVAARLVRDGEADGLLGATATGSLIASAIQYLGMIEGIARPVIGGVLSGLAPKTALFDLGVNIDCKPQHLLTFAIIGTVYARIFLDIPNPTVGLLNVGREEGKGNTVVREAYPLLQGSGLNFIGNVEGNAVLTGGANVIVCDAFVGNALMKLCESSVGAMGGYFKSKMKSHPFVGLLVKGKVKNLLKSLVSSDSVGGGLIWGIDGVVVKIHGHSQAAEVTTKLGMARLAVERGVVSCLKTELSKMLEHTN
- a CDS encoding MaoC family dehydratase, with the translated sequence MENKENSSSPASLKDLPIGYQFPSVSYELTESIIAKYLGAVGDQQDFLKAGIVPPLAIAACAITALSQSFAVPPGSIHASQELEFLGIVPVGSTISCGGKIAHRLERGRLNLMSIEISALNQDEQEVLTGKATIAIPN
- the acpP gene encoding acyl carrier protein — its product is MSAAEETIKDIIVKIVHCDRKILTPESTFQDMKADSLDMVQVLVALEDEFGIEIPDEEAQKFKNFGDFVSFVEARVAEKK